The following coding sequences lie in one Phaeodactylum tricornutum CCAP 1055/1 chromosome 12, whole genome shotgun sequence genomic window:
- a CDS encoding predicted protein has translation MASSPAPQNTFRHVLPPDHLGTRHISHQAFCLAVNYTSSREKEYSLVVVTDSEKQRILLGEKHRGFGTGMYNSFGGKLEREESATASACRELEEETGIVSPLSIMEESHVGTLRFTFEDSETEMVVHLFRVNVTISASGNDKSGGPALQSGGRTFPIAIKSDTIRGCDEITPFWVDNWSAIPFDNMFADDSLWLPALLSGSDFIRLDGWFHFQAGGQNINSISHWYMDINDNPA, from the coding sequence ATGGCGTCGTCACCGGCTCCGCAAAACACTTTCCGACATGTTTTGCCGCCGGACCATCTTGGAACAAGACACATTTCCCATCAAGCCTTTTGTTTGGCAGTAAACTACACATCCTCCCGAGAGAAAGAGTACTCTCTAGTGGTGGTCACCGACTCGGAGAAGCAACGTATACTGTTAGGTGAAAAGCATCGAGGGTTTGGTACTGGGATGTACAACTCATTCGGGGGTAAACTTGAGCGAGAGGAGTCTGCCACGGCTTCCGCTTGTCGCGAActcgaagaagaaacgggcATTGTGTCGCCGCTATCGATTATGGAGGAATCACATGTTGGAACGCTGCGGTTTACTTTTGAAGATTCTGAGACCGAAATGGTAGTGCATTTGTTTCGAGTGAATGTTACAATATCTGCTTCGGGCAACGATAAAAGTGGTGGGCCAGCATTGCAAAGTGGCGGCCGAACCTTTCCTATTGCGATAAAGAGCGACACTATTCGTGGATGCGACGAGATTACCCCCTTTTGGGTTGACAATTGGTCTGCTATACCTTTTGATAACATGTTTGCCGACGATTCGTTGTGGCTGCCTGCTTTGTTGTCTGGTTCAGACTTCATCCGTTTGGACGGCTGGTTTCATTTTCAAGCCGGTGGTCAAAACATTAATTCTATATCGCACTGGTACATGGACATCAATGACAATCCTGCTTAA
- a CDS encoding predicted protein, giving the protein MTFPFITFRQNPVARNPKKASVREGHTKRNQPRKCEAARTAAINFHPQSQQLDPISLHRKMPPRHINFAEQRSIFSPRTTVRNYTFDSIASNMMNDSTIYHRHEVRRARTLALRDDPRPAPIRVLSGLPGIRVFVPPYQPETKPNVLRQSSKDVTFLKEAALFATDATLQQPNATVANAQLYDGAIGNVLSVALAGAVGGAVAESFRGLRATNESPFANARYHTQVIPVFQEGNSSLAFFRAQQRGTLLAEYWVGKTIAPNTLILRYGMSTGALFALKAVMEHTLGGNSATGGMSYVSLASSGVAGAALGVVRHGGRMNPSMLGREAGAAAVYFTTYEGVKSLISNRNDETASHLVVATAGGLAGIFYEGLLTVTNTAFFKNQSVSRMAIMATPFNAASSTTMRAPISRLWRAAPAHALLFLGYEATLHLVGNYH; this is encoded by the coding sequence ATGACGTTTCCATTTATTACATTCCGTCAGAATCCTGTCGCTAGGAACCCCAAGAAAGCCAGTGTCAGAGAGGGACACACCAAGCGGAACCAACCACGAAAATGCGAAGCCGCGCGAACCGCAGCAATCAACTTTCACCCGCAATCCCAACAACTCGATCCGATCAGTCTTCATCGGAAAATGCCGCCTCGTCACATAAACTTTGCAGAGCAGCGAAGCATATTTTCACCAAGAACTACAGTACGCAACTACACGTTTGATTCAATTGCCAGCAACATGATGAATGATTCAACCATATATCATCGTCACGAAGTGCGTCGGGCCCGCACTTTGGCTTTGAGAGACGACCCTCGCCCCGCACCAATTCGGGTTCTCTCGGGCCTTCCAGGTATTCGCGTATTCGTTCCACCATACCAGCCAGAAACGAAACCAAACGTGCTACGGCAATCATCGAAGGATGTCACGTTTTTGAAAGAAGCCGCTTTATTCGCGACTGACGCTACACTGCAGCAACCGAATGCGACCGTGGCGAACGCCCAATTATACGATGGAGCTATTGGTAATGTGCTCTCTGTAGCTCTGGCTGGAGCTGTGGGAGGAGCTGTCGCAGAATCGTTTCGAGGACTGCGAGCTACTAACGAATCTCCTTTTGCGAATGCGCGATATCACACTCAAGTCATACCTGTCTTTCAGGAAGGTAACTCGTCCTTAGCCTTTTTCCGCGCTCAGCAACGAGGCACTTTACTGGCGGAATACTGGGTCGGTAAAACCATTGCTCCAAATACACTGATCCTTCGATACGGCATGAGCACGGGAGCGCTATTTGCTTTAAAAGCTGTCATGGAACATACACTAGGGGGGAACAGTGCAACCGGAGGAATGTCCTATGTTTCTCTTGCGTCTTCCGGTGTTGCTGGTGCTGCTTTGGGCGTCGTACGCCATGGAGGTCGAATGAATCCGAGCATGCTGGGACGCGAAGCAGGTGCAGCTGCGGTATATTTTACAACTTACGAAGGGGTGAAGTCTCTGATTTCGAATAGAAACGACGAAACAGCAAGTCATCTAGTAGTCGCAACTGCTGGAGGTTTGGCTGGAATATTCTACGAAGGActgctgacagtgacgaaTACCGCCTTTTTTAAGAATCAGTCGGTATCTCGAATGGCCATCATGGCCACTCCTTTCAATGCTGCGAGTAGCACTACCATGCGTGCTCCGATCTCGCGTCTATGGCGCGCGGCTCCTGCACACGCACTCCTTTTTCTCGGCTACGAAGCAACTCTGCACCTAGTCGGAAATTATCATTGA
- a CDS encoding predicted protein, whose product MREIPTDKIALYVGTVVVAATLTPFLSKFPRSRGKKVVYHIAFIAVSACMVLFIPDWVQHELFSPGGVLLIGIVIPVYESVVAACSLESKNTTSWLQFWIASGSFSFATEFMDDITTHLPNAGEHWYEFEFFLTGWLMLPFTDGSGLLYEKITLPYLAPPITKLKTKLEGWVQIFFVTVNTYYMWIMWYAFLRLSEEQRRFLVVGLGTVYPLAASTVALTTASGLHKDKEFWLTYWVCYSLLFVMMDYAENFIGRITGFYSVCAAATLYLFLPMFRGADVAFRKVLVPLSGQHENMLLHDALQVKLGIEAAIPQVQREKVMNRAASLFTVNTPKES is encoded by the coding sequence ATGAGGGAGATTCCAACCGATAAAATAGCTCTCTACGTAGGTACTGTTGTTGTAGCGGCTACTTTGACACCATTTTTAAGCAAATTTCCGAGAAGCCGCGGCAAAAAGGTCGTCTACCACATTGCTTTCATCGCTGTATCCGCCTGTATGGTCCTATTCATCCCGGACTGGGTGCAACACGAACTCTTTTCCCCGGGTGGCGTGCTCTTGATCGGTATCGTGATTCCCGTGTATGAAAGTGTAGTGGCGGCATGTTCGTTAGAAAGCAAAAATACTACATCTTGGTTGCAATTTTGGATTGCATCAGGGTCCTTTTCGTTTGCAACCGAGTTCATGGACGATATCACCACACATTTACCCAACGCAGGTGAACACTGGTACGAATTTGAGTTTTTTCTGACCGGATGGCTCATGCTACCTTTTACAGATGGATCAGGGCTGCTTTACGAAAAGATTACATTACCTTACTTGGCTCCTCCAATCACTAAACTCAAAACCAAGCTCGAAGGTTGGGTGCAGATATTTTTTGTCACCGTCAACACGTACTACATGTGGATTATGTGGTACGCTTTTCTTCGACTCTCGGAGGAGCAACGTCGCTTTTTGGTTGTTGGACTCGGTACCGTCTACCCCTTGGCAGCCAGTACTGTCGCGTTGACTACAGCCAGTGGTCTCCATAAGGACAAAGAGTTCTGGCTTACTTATTGGGTATGCTATAGTTTACTCTTCGTTATGATGGACTACGCGGAGAATTTCATCGGCCGCATTACAGGCTTTTACTCCGTTTGCGCAGCAGCTACTTTGTATCTCTTCTTACCCATGTTTCGCGGCGCTGACGTTGCTTTTCGCAAAGTGCTAGTACCACTTTCCGGGCAACACGAAAACATGCTACTTCACGATGCCTTGCAGGTCAAACTTGGTATCGAGGCGGCGATTCCCCAAGTACAGCGTGAAAAAGTTATGAATCGCGCGGCCAGTTTATTTACTGTCAACACACCCAAAGAGTCGTAA
- the myoA3 gene encoding predicted protein (Chromalveolate myosin type A) has translation MASSHDSHVWVRTDLVESVLGNDGTLPKGWRPRKRTRVSGDEWGWVRAVVHQTTNSTNTVDEATATSASEATSPFAHVKLRKTNALSPAQKSPSSRWTGSPTRLAKTVQITLTVDDPLLANGKLNGETVTFSYNTGEQSKVCVANAWWREGQPPPEDLTSLEQLHEPAVVFCLLQRYQLDHVYTYTGKILLALNPFQTLPIYGEEIMRLYWHTTGSSSPKAQYERPPPHIYAIAEDAYRSMMRSLQINASRGENQSILVSGESGAGKTVTTKIIMRYLATLSEQRSHTSRVGIESQVLQSNPILESFGNARTVRNDNSSRFGKFIEISFRDGSLVSASVETYLLEKVRLISQSPGERNYHIFYEALVGLSSKDAQSLGIADSSPRDFRMTAVSGTFDRRDQVRDVDTYRDLRQALDTVGFSTEEQHGLFVVVCALLHASNLTLTEYGHDASALDESNPSLPATIALLGVDPEDLNNAVCSCAIEAGGEILFKNLPVEKAHKAMEALIKATYGALFTFIVRKINSKIQAQHDTSGLWQASIGVLDIFGFESFEVNSFEQLCINYCNEALQQQFNRFVFKLEQQEYHKEGIDWSFIAFPDNQDVLDLIEKRHDGILSVLDEQSRLGRCTDKSFAQAIYEKCGAHPRFESSKSQQAILAFGIQHYAGSVEYNTANFLEKNRDDLPKETTELLMSSSNPFLVGLGKILCEKSLQRAASSILRDSVGSQFSSQLQLLRKRIESTAPHYVRCLKPNDDLVPNSFDPLVIADQLRCAGVLEAIRVSRVGFPHRYFHDHFVQRYSLLVAKRLTKRGRGLNGCDSCGSLVEEISLLGMQMGKTKVFLRRRAFEALEHLRGLKMEKAASKIQAFGRMIVAKLNYDISVYAAVLIQNFFRQIGAFRLERAQRIEDAAERIQCSWRSYDARRTMQAARYVAWWCQSTYRGSVARQLCAYLFLDRKVLTIQHAWKYYASTRTFRKLRKAVVLLQCRHRGRVAYRDLCRLRREARDLSTVAAERDQLRQESQRLRRALEHA, from the exons ATGGCGAGCTCGCACGATTCACACGTATGGGTCCGAACCGACCTGGTCGAAAGCGTCTTGGGTAACGACGGGACTTTACCCAAGGGTTGGCGTCCTCGGAAACGCACACGGGTAAGCGGTGATGAGTGGGGATGGGTTCGGGCGGTTGTCCACCAAACGACCAACTCGACGAATACCGTTGATGAGGCAACGGCTACGAGTGCCTCGGAAGCAACTTCGCCGTTTGCACACGTAAAATTACGAAAGACGAACGCATTATCGCCGGCACAAAAGTCGCCCTCGTCCAGATGGACCGGATCTCCGACACGACTCGCCAAGACGGTACAGATTACGCTCACGGTAGATGATCCCCTGCTGGCCAATGGAAAACTCAATGGTGAAACCGTTACGTTCAGCTATAATACGGGGGAACAATCCAAAGTCTGCGTCGCTAACGCCTGGTGGCGCGAGGGGCAACCGCCACCGGAAGACTTGACCAGTTTGGAACAATTGCACGAGCCAGCGGTAGTCTTTTGCCTCCTCCAACGTTACCAGTTAGACCACGTTTACACATACACGGGCAAGATTCTTCTGGCATTGAATCCATTCCAAACGTTACCCATTTACGGGGAAGAGATTATGCGATTGTACTGGCACACAACCGGCTCGTCGTCGCCGAAAGCCCAATACGAACGCCCACCACCTCACATTTACGCTATTGCGGAGGACGCTTACAGATCCATGATGCGCTCACTCCAAATCAATGCCTCGCGTGGAGAAAATCAATCCATTCTAGTATCGGGCGAAAGTGGTGCTGGAAAAACCGTCACCACGAAAATCATTATGCGCTACCTGGCGACTCTGTCGGAGCAACGCTCCCACACTTCCAGGGTAGGCATCGAGTCGCAAGTACTTCAGAGTAATCCCATTTTGGAATCATTCGGCAACGCCCGTACCGTTCGAAACGATAATTCGTCACGCTTTGGCAAATTCATTGAAATATCCTTCCGGGACGGGTCTCTCGTATCGGCATCGGTTGAAACGTACCTACTGGAAAAGGTTCGGCTGATTTCGCAGTCGCCGGGTGAACGGAATTATCACATTTTCTACGAAGCCCTGGTAGGTTTATCTTCAAAAGATGCTCAAAGCTTGGGTATTGCCGACTCATCACCACGAGACTTCCGCATGACGGCCGTGTCCGGTACCTTCGATCGCCGCGATCAGGTACGCGATGTTGATACATACCGCGATTTGCGACAGGCCTTAGATACAGTTGGTTTTTCGACAGAAGAGCAGCACGGCCTATTCGTGGTAGTATGCGCATTGTTGCACGCGTCGAATTTAACTCTGACCGAGTACGGTCACGATGCGAGTGCATTGGATGAATCGAACCCTAGTTTGCCTGCGACAATTGCTTTGCTCGGAGTCGATCCCGAGGATTTAAACAATGCCGTCTGTAGCTGCGCTATCGAAGCTGGGGGGGAAATCTTGTTCAAGAATTTACCTGTGGAGAAGGCACATAAGGCAATGGAAGCTTTGATCAAGGCCACCTATGGTGCGCTCTTCACGTTTATTGTGCGCAAGATCAACTCAAAGATACAAGCACAACACGATACAAGCGGATTATGGCAAGCTTCGATTGGCGTTTTGGATATCTTTGGTTTTGAAAGCTTCGAAGTGAACTCCTTCGAGCAGTTGTGCATCAATTACTGTAACGAGGCGTTACAGCAACAATTCAACAGGTTTGTATTCAAGTTGGAACAGCAAGAATATCACAAGGAGGGAATTGACTGGTCCTTCATTGCGTTTCCTGACAATCAGGATGTTCTTGATTTGATTGAAAAGCGTCACGATGGAATATTGTCCGTACTTGACGAACAATCCCGGCTGGGCCGATGTACGGACAAGTCTTTCGCTCAAGCTATTTATGAGAAGTGCGGTGCCCACCCTCGTTTTGAATCTTCCAAATCACAGCAAGCCATACTAGCATTTGGAATTCAGCACTATGCTGGCTCCGTTGAATACAACACGGCtaactttttggaaaagaacagGGACGACTTGCCGAAAGAGACAACAGAACTGCTTATGTCGAGTTCCAATCCGTTTTTGGTTGGCCTTGGAAAGATACTTTGTGAAAAATCA TTGCAACGCGCCGCCAGTTCCATCTTACGGGACAGCGTCGGCAGCCAGTTCAGCTCACAATTACAGTTGCTACGGAAACGTATAGAATCAACAGCTCCGCATTACGTCCGGTGTCTTAAACCCAATGACGATTTGGTACCAAATAGCTTTGATCCTTTGGTGATTGCCGATCAATTACGCTGTGCTGGTGTTCTAGAGGCGATTCGAGTGTCTCGAGTCGGATTTCCGCACCGATATTTTCACGATCACTTTGTGCAGCGCTACAGTTTACTGGTAGCTAAGCGGCTGACCAAGCGAGGGCGAGGGCTGAACGGTTGTGACTCTTGCGGAAGTTTAGTGGAAGA AATCTCTCTTCTGGGAATGCAAATGGGCAAAACAAAAGTTttccttcgtcgtcgtgcaTTTGAAGCCTTGGAACACCTACGAGgactcaaaatggaaaaggccgCCTCAAAAATTCAAGCATTTGGACGAATGATCGTCGCGAAACTCAATTATGATATATCTGTGTACGCTGCCGTTTTAATACAAAACTTCTTTCGACAAATCGGTGCATTCCGTCTTGAACGTGCGCAGAGAATCGAAGATGCTGCCGAGAGAATTCAGTGCAGCTGGAGAAGTTACGATGCACGAAGGACAATGCAAGCTGCGCGTTACGTTGCCTGGTGGTGTCAGAGTACTTATAGGGGAAGTGTCGCCCGTCAGTTATGTGCCTATTTATTTTTGGACCGTAAGGTGTTGACGATCCAACATGCTTGGAAATATTATGCATCAACTCGAACTTTTCGTAAGTTACGCAAAGCGGTGGTCCTTCTACAGTGTCGACACCGTGGTCGTGTTGCCTATCGCGACTTGTGCAGACTGCGCCGCGAAGCTCGAGACCTGTCTACCGTTGCTGCTGAACGCGATCAGCTTCGCCAGGAATCTCagcgtcttcgtcgagcGCTTGAGCACGCG
- a CDS encoding predicted protein — protein sequence MNRKPSHRNNTNDTTETPAAQPVSMDYSTLFPLSRIKALLEQESGIDLMQQSSCQVVSATSALWLHRLIQKARHAQSTAEHDDGSRAGAATNVTVGGHHVLTVAGLRHILENDPSYAFFDSSAEILERFQAQEESERQSLYKPTKKRQRTAKSFALKQKSVTALVGANLQESHVNVDELQRAGRRQTEIDVDEEDYD from the coding sequence ATGAATCGCAAGCCCTCCCACcgcaacaacaccaacgaTACGACCGAGACTCCCGCGGCCCAACCTGTATCGATGGACTATTCCACCCTATTCCCTCTGTCTCGTATTAAAGCGTTGCTCGAACAAGAATCCGGAATCGATTTGATGCAACAATCCAGTTGTCAAGTTGTTAGCGCAACGTCTGCCTTGTGGTTGCACCGTTTGATTCAAAAGGCCCGCCACGCACAATCCACGGCGGAACACGACGATGGGTCGCGTGCTGGCGCAGCAACGAATGTTACAGTGGGAGGACATCATGTCTTGACGGTGGCTGGACTACGGCATATTCTAGAGAATGATCCGTCCTACGCCTTTTTCGACTCGAGCGCAGAGATACTGGAACGGTTTCAAGCCCAAGAGGAATCCGAACGGCAGTCACTTTACAAACCCACGAAAAAGAGACAACGCACAGCGAAGTCGTTTGCACTCAAGCAAAAATCTGTGACGGCATTGGTGGGAGCCAATCTGCAGGAAAGTCACGTGAATGTAGATGAGCTCCAGCGAGCAGGTCGCCGGCAAACGGAAATTGACGTAGACGAAGAAGACTACGATTAG
- a CDS encoding predicted protein, whose product NSIHVTVAGMVGTWWFEPEDASCCCSPSVNNSFLRTITTSFGSICFGSLIVAVIRALQMLANAARANDDGNFLVCIAECILSCLASIVEYFNKWAFIYVGLYGYGYMEAGKNVFTLFRNRGWEAVIADDLINNTLFLISVIMGGIMGSIALIISLVSDLFEDAGGNEKGIAFALGFVIGLVMTSIAMSTIASAVNAIIVLFAEAPAEFQQ is encoded by the coding sequence AACTCGATTCACGTCACCGTCGCCGGTATGGTGGGTACCTGGTGGTTTGAACCGGAAGACGCTTCCTGCTGCTGCTCGCCTTCCGTCAATAATAGCTTTTTGCGCACCATCACGACCTCGTTTGGTTCCATTTGCTTCGGTTCTTTGATCGTGGCCGTCATTCGGGCGTTGCAAATGCTCGCCAACGCCGCCCGggccaacgacgacggaaatTTTCTGGTCTGCATTGCCGAGTGCATCCTATCCTGCCTGGCGTCCATTGTCGAATACTTTAACAAGTGGGCCTTTATCTACGTTGGCCTTTACGGGTATGGATACATGGAAGCCGGCAAGAACGTCTTTACACTCTTCCGGAACCGTGGTTGGGAAGCCGTTATTGCGGACGATCTCATCAACAATACGCTCTTTTTAATTTCCGTTATTATGGGTGGGATCATGGGCAGTATCGCGTTGATCATTTCGCTCGTTTCCGATCTTTTTGAGGACGCCGGTGGCAACGAAAAGGGCATTGCCTTTGCGTTGGGCTTTGTGATTGGTTTAGTCATGACGAGTATCGCCATGAGCACCATTGCGTCGGCCGTGAACGCGATAATTGTGCTCTTTGCCGAAGCGCCGGCCGAATTTCAGCAA
- a CDS encoding predicted protein, with translation MTEETDHTATDEWDWDFADDDLPQADDGPSVEPCESSPVDSPIQAAFPRGTASDTPEIDYRIHGNDHAFNDLRDPSRRSITPAGPTDNANNLSTELDQPIVDQDSDNLLNISTDLILAPALTIAAPLPNHSLQLLFQTDEKTVSSQLQRVEEKTLRRQQTRNNQIHQLSHQLAMLSARLAHEHINRDAALHTAWKTSLVERSHRLLDDLALLQDRDAVPVSSPQHWRQIHHRLEKLDTQMTQSMFVDLPNLQSSLSLDEAIDAWKADDRLAQHEADKCQRALVRRFEHWAGIVTQRRCESSAANHATLTLLSENVAKLSTEDLDDQPKMAEDLIQQIRNVRAALQEERATRKAQDEKLRMLIERRVNALKDAIVQVHGDNDY, from the coding sequence ATGACGGAGGAAACCGACCACACGGCGACCGACGAGTGGGATTGGGATTTTGCAGACGACGACCTTCCGCAAGCGGACGATGGGCCCTCGGTGGAACCGTGCGAGTCCTCCCCCGTCGATTCGCCAATCCAAGCAGCGTTTCCGAGAGGCACCGCCAGTGACACGCCGGAAATCGACTATCGCATCCACGGCAACGACCATGCCTTCAATGATCTTCGTGATCCTTCACGACGATCGATAACCCCTGCTGGGCCTACCGACAATGCGAACAATCTCTCGACCGAGCTCGACCAGCCTATTGTAGACCAAGACTCCGACAATCTTCTGAATATTTCTACCGACTTAATACTAGCTCCAGCACTGACCATCGCGGCTCCTTTACCCAATCATTCACTGCAACTGCTGTTTCAAACGGACGAAAAGACCGTCTCATCGCAACTCCAGCGAGTGGAAGAGAAAACACTCCGGCGACAACAAACCCGGAACAACCAAATTCATCAATTGAGCCACCAACTAGCGATGCTTTCGGCTCGCTTGGCACACGAGCACATCAATCGTGACGCGGCCCTGCACACGGCGTGGAAAACTTCGCTAGTGGAACGCTCGCACCGATTGTTGGACGACTTGGCCTTGCTGCAGGACCGGGATGCCGTGCCTGTGTCCTCGCCGCAACATTGGCGACAAATCCATCATCGGCTGGAAAAGCTGGACACACAAATGACGCAGTCGATGTTTGTCGATCTCCCCAATCTGCAATCGTCTCTGTCGCTAGACGAAGCTATCGATGCTTGGAAAGCCGACGATCGGCTCGCACAACACGAAGCTGACAAATGCCAACGGGCTTTAGTACGGCGGTTCGAGCATTGGGCAGGGATTGTGACGCAACGGCGGTGTGAAAGTTCCGCCGCCAATCACGCAACCTTGACGTTGCTGTCGGAAAATGTTGCCAAGCTTTCCACGGAGGATTTGGACGATCAGCCGAAAATGGCGGAGGATCTTATCCAGCAAATTCGGAATGTGCGTGCTGCGCTGCAGGAGGAGCGAGCGACTCGGAAAGCACAAGACGAAAAATTGCGGATGTTGATTGAAAGGCGAGTGAACGCTCTAAAGGACGCAATTGTGCAAGTTCATGGTGATAACGattactaa
- a CDS encoding predicted protein, whose amino-acid sequence METPEVVVRAVDGEVEAMDVEVPNVEMDLLWKTQKAVEMERALTATMRKVEPWLRSSKVNPNQPRVRPIPTSMEQVHQVLAVARNLASRTSAPAGWNPNAPVVGFTTPNPLPHQLRGGALAALQLERARQSERDKKRQREQQKSAELEQAAAAAAARAEQEHQRQLPSELNDPTTGRDPKRREVAHHEVEIRPTSSRPPASALDIASRPAPPQVDVSMNLSDSSSEDDDD is encoded by the coding sequence ATGGAGACTCCAGAAGTGGTGGTTCGCGCGGTCGACGGAGAAGTCGAGGCAATGGATGTTGAGGTTCCCAATGTTGAGATGGACTTACTatggaaaacgcaaaaaGCAGTCGAAATGGAACGCGCTCTAACGGCGACGATGCGCAAGGTGGAACCCTGGCTACGCTCGAGCAAGGTGAATCCCAATCAGCCGCGTGTCCGCCCTATTCCCACGAGTATGGAGCAGGTGCATCAAGTATTGGCGGTCGCTCGAAACCTGGCGTCACGAACTTCTGCTCCAGCGGGATGGAACCCGAATGCTCCCGTCGTTGGCTTTACCACTCCCAATCCGCTACCGCACCAGCTACGCGGGGGTGCCTTGGCTGCTCTGCAACTGGAGCGTGCCCGGCAATCGGAACGCGACAAGAAACGACAACGAGAACAACAGAAAAGCGCGGAACTAGAACAGGCTGCCGCGGCTGCGGCAGCCAGAGCAGAACAGGAACACCAACGCCAATTACCGAGCGAATTGAACGATCCGACTACCGGCAGAGATCCCAAACGACGAGAAGTTGCGCATCACGAAGTTGAAATAAGACCGACTTCTAGTCGACCACCAGCATCGGCTTTAGACATTGCATCCAGGCCAGCGCCACCCCAGGTTGATGTGTCTATGAATCTGAGTGACAGTAGcagcgaagacgatgacgattaA
- a CDS encoding predicted protein, which translates to MASVVWRRPCTRLLSTVQYTLSASRVYRRSAVYLSVSTIQLSVRSFSDKHDLESPKKRLHYEIPQRVRQKVVSASDAVALVRDGDTVSCSGFVAQGVAEAVLKALGERYDRTGHPNNLTLLFGGGPGDWDSRGLNHLGKYSEDSSKPHMLRRTIGSHYGQTPKVAHMALQNMVEAWTLPLGSVSRMIRAQATHSPGHITEVGIGTYIDPDISGGATNETALESPLHSKLVQKLDIDGRPNLMYKALPIHVAIIRGTTGDCRGNISIEEESVICDQKILAAAAKNSGGIVIAQVKRLAADGTIPCRSVAIPGPLVDAVVVVDEKDHDSLHPMSYVERNNPSLTGQIKTPQDEVQKMPLDVRKLIARRAFFKLSPDQIVNLGIGLPEGIASVAAEEDMLQYITLSTEVGVFGGLPASGHNFGPAYNATAMVEMNQMFDFYDGGGLDICFLGAAQIGKNGDVNVSRMSKDRLTGPGGFIDITQSTRRIGFVMAFTAKGLEVDIPGDGKLGIKQEGRVKKLVSSVFEKTFSGDEAVRRGQEVTYITERAVFRRTGKFDVQN; encoded by the exons ATGGCTTCGGTAGTATGGAGGAGGCCTTGCACAAGGCTGCTGTCAACAGTACAATACACACTATCCGCCAGCAGGGTTTATAGAAGAAGCGCAGTTTACCTTTCGGTCTCGACAATTCAGCTGTCTGTGAGATCTTTTTCGGACAAACACGATTTGGAAAGTCCTAAAAAGCGTTTACACTACGAGATTCCTCAGCGAGTCCGACAGAAAGTGGTCAGTGCCTCGGATGCGGTGGCCCTTGTTCGAGATGGCGATACAGTTTCCTGCTCCGGATTCGTAGCGCAAG GCGTTGCGGAAGCTGTCTTGAAAGCTTTGGGTGAACGGTACGACCGTACTGGCCATCCCAACAACTTGACGCTGCTCTTTGGCGGAGGTCCCGGAGACTGGGACAGCCGCGGGCTGAACCATCTCGGAAAGTACTCCGAAGACAGCAGCAAGCCACACATGCTGCGACGCACCATCGGATCCCACTATGGGCAAACGCCCAAGGTAGCCCACATGGCTCTCCAAAACATGGTGGAAGCCTGGACTCTCCCATTGGGCTCGGTGTCTCGTATGATACGGGCTCAGGCGACGCACTCACCAGGCCATATCACTGAAGTGGGCATTGGTACTTACATTGACCCAGATATTTCAGGTGGGGCTACCAACGAGACTGCTTTGGAGAGTCCGTTGCACAGCAAACTGGTGCAAAAGCTGGACATAGATGGCCGTCCGAATCTGATGTACAAGGCCCTACCGATCCACGTAGCCATCATTCGTGGAACGACGGGAGACTGCCGCGGCAATATATCGATAGAGGAGGAGTCTGTGATCTGCGACCAGAAGATCCTGGCGGCCGCCGCGAAGAACTCGGGAGGCATTGTGATTGCTCAAGTGAAGCGGTTGGCCGCGGACGGCACCATTCCTTGCCGAAGTGTCGCAATCCCTGGGCCGTTAGTTGACGCTGTAGTGGTCGTGGACGAGAAGGACCACGACAGTCTGCATCCAATGAGCTATGTGGAGCGTAACAATCCATCGCTGACTGGTCAAATCAAGACGCCCCAGGACGAAGTCCAGAAGATGCCGTTGGATGTTCGAAAGTTGATTGCTCGTCGGGCGTTCTTCAAGTTGAGTCCCGACCAGATTGTGAACCTTGGAATAGGTTTGCCAGAGGGCATTGCAAGTGTGGCTGCCGAGGAGGACATGCTCCAGTATATAACACTGTCAACGGAGGTGGGCGTCTTTGGCGGTCTGCCGGCTTCTGGGCATAACTTCGGTCCAGCGTACAATGCTACGGCGATGGTGGAAATGAACCAGATGTTCGACTTTTACGATGGAGGCGGGTTG GACATTTGCTTTCTGGGTGCTGCTCAGATCGGAAAGAACGGAGATGTGAATGTGTCTCGTATGTCGAAAGACCGACTGACGGGTCCCGGGGGCTTTATCGACATTACGCAGTCTACGCGGCGTATTGGTTTTGTGATGGCATTTACTGCGAAAGGGCTGGAGGTGGACATTCCTGGAGACGGGAAGCTGGGAATCAAGCAAGAGGGTAGAGTGAAGAAGCTTGTTTCTAGTGTGTTTGAGAAGACGTTTAGTGGAGACGAAGCGGTACGACGGGGTCAAGAAGTCACCTATATTACCGAGCGAGCTGTTTTCCGTCGAACTGGGAAGTTTGATGTGCAAAATTGA